In the genome of Candidatus Limnocylindrales bacterium, the window TGACGGCATCTACTCCGTCCCGGAGAAGCCGCCAGAAAGCCTCTAGATTTCCGGCACCCGGGAAACGACAAGCCATACCGATAACCGCGATAGGTTCCATTTTCTCCCGTCCTCTATAGCTTTTCCATTAAGTACGGGCGATCTGCTGGTCGCTCCTACCGTTCCAGGATTGTTCCAGGATCAGATTAATCAGGTCTTCAACGGTACTAACTTTTGTAAAATCCACCGAATCCAGCCGGATAGAAAATGCTTTTTCTATAACAATAATCATCTCTACCGTATCCAGGGATTTGATACCCAGATCTTCTTGCAAGCGGGTATCCAAAGTAAGGAATTCAATATCTTCGGGATTCAAGATATCCCTTAAAAGGGTCCGAAGATTTTCAAAAACCTCTTCCTTGGATAAGGTTTGATTTTGTTTTACAGATGACATGTAGCCCCTTCCTTTCTATTAAGTTTCAAAAGGTTTTCGTGTAACCAGCCGTATCAAAGGTATACCACCCTCAAACCCTTCTATCTCCATCCGATTCCAATAACCCCAATGGGCCGGATATCGGGAAACATAATGTTCCAGACGTTGAATGTATCTCTGAACGGCCATCTTCAAGGTTTCTTCCTCTTCATTAGCTACTTGAATCGGTTCTTCAAAGATAATATGGTGCGCATTATCTTTTCGTCGGATTACAAAGTTCGGAACCAGGGCTGCTCCGGTTTTTGCGGATAAAAGAGCAGGTCCAAGGGGAACTTTCAGTTTTACATTGAAAAAATCGACCAAGATAAATCTTTCCCCCAGAGCTCCATCTCCGGCTGCACTGACAATATAGTTCTGTCTTAGATGCTGATATTGGGCTACAACCATGTAGGTAAGAGATTTCAGGGAAGAAAAAATCTGAAAATTCCCGCGTTCTTTCCAAATAGAATGCTTGATATTTAGAACTTGTTGGGAGAGCCAGGGATTAACTCCTTCGATAGGAGACTGCAGGACCAGAAAACCGACGATTTTTTTATAGCCCTTATAAAGGGCAAAAGGTGGAATCAGGTGAGCAAAACCAAAGTGGAAGTTGAGTCCGATCATTCCCTTTCCTTGGGATAAAACCTGATCCACATAATCCAGACCTTCTATACTGCAAATCTGAAGATAATTTTTGTAATCTTTTCTTCCCAGGATAAAAAGATCCACAATCTTTTTCTGTTTCTCAACGTAGAAGTCCCGCAGGATGGTTTTTTTCTCCCGAGTATCGAGTTTATTACCGAAAACTAAATCAAGATAGGAAAAGAACCGATGTTTTTGATGGGAGGAAAGAACTTTGTATTGGATATTTCCAAACAGAGTAGCTATTGAACAGCTTATTTGAAAAGGTAAAGCCTGAACGAGCCAGCGGTAAGGGAAACAGACCAATAACAGAAAAAAGTCTTTAAAATATTGTTTCATTTTTCTTTCTGTTTATCGTCTCTAACCAACCTTTTCTATAAAAAAGGTCTCGTTTTGGATTAAGGTACAGGTGTTATGTTGGATTTAAAATCGGTTAACTTGAGATTTAACGAAGGTTTTCTTTTTTCCAGGATTATCCGCATACCATATTTAGGTCGTAGCGTCACACTTAACATAATCTGGACAGGATGGTTTGGGACGAGCCGCATCCGCCACCTCTGGGCCAGTGTCGCGATCAAAAGGATTCCTTCCATCCAGGCAAAAGACTCGCCGATACACTGTCGGGGACCGGCTCCGAAAGGAAAATAGGCACATCTGGGCAACCTGATTTCTGGTCTGGGAAGCCACCGCTCGGGATCAAATTTAAAAGGATCGGGAAAATATCGAGAATCATGGTGGGTTACATAGGGACAGATCATAATAACCGAGTCAGCAGGCAAGAGATAGTTTTCAATTCTGTAATCCTCAAGAACTCTGCGGCATATCCTCCAGGTTGGCGGATAAAGGCGCATGGCCTCCATAAACACCATCCGGGTATAGGGTAACTGTTCCACATCGCTGGCTGTGGGAGGTCTATCTGCCAGAACGGTATCGATTTCAGCGTGAAGTTTTGCCTCCACATCGGGATATTGCGACAATAAATACCAGGTCCATGTCAGGGCAAGGGCTGTGGTTTCATGACCTGTTATAAAAAGGGTCATGATCTCGTCACGTATTTGCCGATCCGTCATGCCACTTCCGTCTCCCTCCACGTCCTGAGCTTGCAATAGCATAGAAAGCACATCACCTGGATCTACGCCGCTGATCCGACGTTCATTAATCATTTTATGGACAAAGGTATTTACTTGATTCAAGGCTTTCTGACGGCGATGGACACTGGGCAGTGAAAGTTTCTCTAACAATCTATAAAAGGGTCCTGGAGTGAGGCCCCACTTTATGAACAGGTTGAAGGTCTCACTGATCTCCCCCGTTTCTGATTCAAGATCCCTATCAAAGAGTGTTTTCCCGACAATTCTTAAAGTCAGGTGGGTCATTTCCTCTAATATATCCAGATTCATACCTTCTTGCCATCGTTGCTGCATTTCCAGGCTGTATTTTGTCATTACCTCTGCATAAGTCAAGATACGCTGTCGATGAAAGGCCGGTTGTATAAGCCGTCGTTGGCGAAGGTGGAAATCACCCCTGCTATAGAGCAATCCTGTTCCCATCACCTGTCGGGCAGGTGGGGTTTGTCCTTTTTTTTCGAAATTTCGGTTATGTCTTACCAGTACGTCTTCGAGATGATCCGGGTGATTCAGTAAGAAAAAATTCCTGGGGCCAAGCCTGAAATGGACGATATCGCCATAGTTGCGGATAGCTTTCATTAAAAAGCCAATCGGATCACGCCGATAAGAAAAAAGATGACCGATGAACGGTAGACCCACTGGACCAGGAGGATATCGGATTATCGTCATGTAAATCTCCTTTAGAGGTAGATCCTAGGCTTTTCCAACTAAATATCGAGCAAGGACCTCAATGTTAGGATAATCATACACAAGGGTGGGAGGAAGTCGACATCCCAACCAGTCTTGTAACTCACCGGAGAGAATTGCGGCTTGCCTGGAATCCAGGCCATAATAAGCAAAAGGTTGTTGCACCTCAATATCTTGAGGATCAACTTCTGTCAATTCAGAAAGCTTAGAGATTAACCAGGTTCGAATGGCTTCCTCATTTTGAGGTTGTTTTGGAGGATCTATCTGGTTGTTGGAGCCCTTTCCATGAGAAAAACCGGATGATTTACTATCTTTCGGATTTAGAATTCCCATTTTTTTCTTCCCTCCTGTGTACGGGCGTACGGCCGTACGCCCCTACTAGAAGGGGTAGCCTTAATAGCCCGTCTTAGCCTCCGCTATCATACGCGATGTGGGGATTTTAACATCCCAGGCAAGACCCACCATTTCAAAGATGCGAATGATCCAGGCGCTTAAGTCGGGTTCCCACCATCTTAATCCATGTTTTGCTGAACTGGGGAAAGCGTGATGATTGTTTTGCAATCCTTCCCCAAACGCGATGAGAGCGACCCAAAAATTATTCGCACTGTAATCATGGGTATTGAAAGGACGACTGCCAAAGGTATGGCCTATTGAACCAACAGCCCAACAGGCCTGGTTTACCAGGAAAATTCGAACGAGCCCTCCCCACAGAAATCCCTGGGAGATCCCGGTCCAAGTCCCCGTTAGAATCCCTCCTAAAACAGCCGGGATAACTAAACCCAGGGATACCCAAACAAAATAGAGTTGATTTATCCTAAAGAGGGTAGGATCCCGAAGAAGATCCGGTGCGTAATAGAGGGAGTTGGCGATTTTATCGGAGAACATCCAACCTATATGGGCATGCCACAATCCCCGAACTAAGTTCCATATTCCTTTTCCCTGGAGATGGGGTGAGTGGGGGTCACCTGGCTGGTCACTGTAAGCATGATGGCGGCGATGGGAAGCTACCCAGAAGAGGATAGGGCCTTGAGCAGCCATAGAACCGAGGATGGCCAGGATGATCCGTAAGACTCTACCAGCTTGAAAGGCACGATGCGCAAAATAGCGGTGGAAGCCGACCGTAACACCTATCATGATGGCCGTATACATGCTGACGAGGATTCCCGCCTCTACACGATCAATTCCATATTTCCAGGCTAAAATCATGGCTACAACAAACCCTAGAAAAGGTATGACTATCACCGCCAGCGCGATACTTCGTTGAAGTCTTCGGGCAAAAGGGCTTATGACTATGACTCCTGGAATCTTAGGTAAATTCGTAGAAGTTTTAAACGGGGGTCGGAAATTACTTTCACCTGATGAGGTAGTGGGTTTACTATTTTCTGAATTCTGGATTTCCATTTTTCCTCCCTTCTCGATAGGATCCATTCTGGGTTTGATCTAACGACTCTTTCTGGACTCTACGAGCATACGCGCTGTGGGGACTTTGACATCCCAGGCTAAACCTATTCTCTCAAGGATACGGATAACACAACCATTCCAGTCAATCTGCCACCACTTTAACCCATGTCTGGCTGAGCCTGGGAAAGCATGGTGGTTATTGTGCCAACCTTCACCGAAGGCAAGAAGGGCAATCAAGAAATTGTTTCTACTTTCATCACGACTATGGAAGGGACGGGTACCACAAACATGGGTAATGGAGTTAACACTCCAGGTGGTATGGTGAACCAAAAAGGTCCGTATGAGTCCTCCCCATAAAAATCCCTGGAGGGCTCCTATCCAGGTCCCTGTCAGAATTCCACCCAGAAGAGTGGGAATAAGGAGGCCCAGGAACACCCAAACAAAATAAAGCCGATTAACTTTAAAGAGAAGAGTATCTCGAAGTAAATCGGGTATATAATGGCTCCAATCGGTAACTTCGTGGACAAATAGCCATCCGGTATGGGCATGCCATAGCCCACGGAGCAAACCGGAAATTCCATCCCCATGGAGATGAGGTGAATGAGGATCGCCTGATTGATCGCTGTAAGCGTGATGGCGCCGATGAATAGCTGCCCAAAAAAGGACAGGCCCTTGAGCAGCCATGGAACCGAGGATGGCAAGAATAACCCGTACTACCCGGTTGGTTTTGAAAGCACGATGGGAAAAATGCCGATGGAACCCCACTCCAATTCCAATTATGGTGGCCGCGTACATACCGATGAGAAGACCTAACTCCACAAGACCCAGAGCATATCCCCAGAATAGAATAGTGGCAGCAAGGAACCCGAGAAAGGGCGTAATGACAACCACCAGGGCAATAGTTCGTTCGAACTTTTGGGCAGGTAAACTGGCCATTGCTATCCCAGGAAACTCAGATGGCTTTGAAGGGGTTTTAAATTTTGCCTGGCTTCCTAATTTAGTGACCTCTGACATGACTGGCCTCCTTTAGGTTTTCTTATTAAAAGGATTTTAATTGCAAAAATCACACTCTATCTAACCGATGGTCCACTTACTGCCTAAGGTATTGAGAGATTTTGATAGAAAAGATTTGTTTCAGGCAGTGTCCTATTAAACAGGAAAGTAACGAAACACCATACTTACTTAATCCCGTAGAGTAAGTCAACTGGAAAAATACGGAATAATTAAATTAGTTGGTATGAGGTTACTTAGATGCAAAGAGTGAACCATTTATTTTAAGGGATAAAAGAAGGCTTATAGCTTATACCCATCCCTATTTCATGGGGTAATTATACGATCCTGGGAATTATAGGACTCCAGTAGGGGTAAATGTCAAACCGGCTCCTATTTATAGAAAACTTCTTGATACTACCTGTGGAAAGGAATTTTAAAAAGTTGAGATTTCAGTGGCATTCCTTGAGCTTCTAAACAGTAACCTTCGGTTTCCTGAAGACTGGAAAAAACTTTTCGCAGAAGCTATTTTTACAGGAATTTTATGGCTCTACTCCCTCACCCCCGGCCCCTTTCCTGAAGCCTGGGGAGAGGGGTATAAATAATTGTTCAAATTTAACTTTACAGAGTATGAGTTATCCCCTTCAATTCAGATACAGACTTTACTCTTCCAGCACGTTTAGGCTTCCAGATAGAAATCCGGCCCGGCAGGCATAATGCTGGATTTTGCCACTGGAGGTTTTAGGAATGCTATTTGCTTTAAGTAGCAATACAGCATGAATGTGCATTTCGTGATTTTCTACTACCGCCTGTCGAATGCTCCCAACTATTTCCTTGATGCTCCAACGTCTTAAATCATAGGAATGCTCCAGTTCGGCTACAATAACGAGTCGTTCTTCACCATTCTGATCTATGGAAAATGCTGCACAGCAGCCCGGGCGTAAAGCCGGATGGCTCTGTTCCACGGTCTGTTCGATATCTTGAGGATAATAATTACGACCCCCTAGGATGATCAAATTCTTCAGACGACCCGTGACGAACAGCTCCCCCTTCTTCAAGAATCCTAAATCTCCTGTACGAAGAAAGGGGCCCTCACCGGTATCTGCCAGATAAGCCTTGAAGGTCTGCTTTGTCTCTTCGGAGCGATTCCAGTAGCCTTGAGCAACGCTGGGTCCTGATACCCAAATCTCTCCCACCCGGTCAGGTGAACATAGGGTTAAGGATTCTGGATCGACAATAATAATCTTCTGACCCGGTAAAGATCGACCACACCCTATGAGTTTTTGGGTATCCTTTGTAGAACTATCGAGAGGGGATGCTTCTACTACCTGGTTCTGTTTTAGAGCAGTTCTCAGAACGCTGAGAACCGTGGGAAGGGTTCCTTTCAAACCACCGGAAACGATTAAAGTTGCCTCGGCCAGTCCGTAGCAAGGATAAAAGGCTTCTCGACGGAAGCCACAGGGTTCAAAGGCCTCTACAAAGCGGTCCAGAGTTTCTGCACGAACAGGCTCAGCACCATTGAAAGCCACCTCCCAGCAACTTAAGTCAAGGGTGGCTCGTTGTTCCGGGGTGATTTTCTGTACACAGAAGTCGTAGGCAAAATTCGGACCTCCACTGGTAGTAGCTCTGGTACGGGAGATAGCTTGAAGCCATCGAAAGGGGCGTTGTAGAAAGGCAAATGGCGACATGAGTGTAACCGGAAATCCGCCATAAAGTGGCTGCAGGATACCCCCAGCAAGTCCCATGTCATGGTAAGGTGGCAACCAGATAACTCCCCGACTCTTGGGAGTATGCCCAAAACATTGATGGATCAGGGTTAAATTGTACAATAGATTACCATGGGTGAGTCTGACTCCCCTGGGCACCCCGGTAGAGCCCGAAGTGTACTGAAGAAACGCCAGGGCATTACCATCTATCGCCGGATTTTGCCATGCCTCAGCTAAAGTTTCCTGTAAATCCGGCAAAGGTTCATCTTGTTGGATGCTGTCCAGGGTCTGTCCCAGGTAGAGTTGAAGAGGGGTCAAGGCATCCAGGGTATCGGTTATTATCCAGTGTAGGTTTTTCAAGAGGGGAGTCGGATCTAACCAACATCCTATACGGGATAAAATGGATTTCGTGGTAAGTGCCACCGTCGCCTGTGCGTCCTCTGCAATAGCCTGAAGGCGAGACATAGAACGGTTAAACCTGGGTGGATAAGCCGGAACGGCTATCACACCTGCGTACAGGCAGCCAAAAAATGCGGTAATGTATTCCAGACCCGGTGGATAGAGCAATAGGGCCCGTTCTCCGGTTACACCTGCATTTTGAAGCCAACCACCTATCATCCGGGCCTTCCGGTCCAGTTCCTCGTAGCTTATCTGAAGTTCTTCTCCTTCCCCATCAACCAGAAAAGTATAAGCCTTCTGCTGAGGTTGTTGAAGCGCCCTCAAACGGAGAAGATCGACCAGGGTAGAAATTTCGGCAGTAGAATTGAAAGGAAGTCCCGTCATAGCTCAAACAGGAGCAGGTTCTTGAGCCTGAAGCTGGATGGTTAACGGTCCCTAATTAATTACATCCTTTATGATCCGAACTTTGTCTCCATCCTTCAATAAAGTTTGACCGATGGTCACTACATTTTCGCCTTCATTGATTCCGCTCAAGATTTCCACAAGACCGTCTCCGGCTGACCCCACCTTAACGTAACGCAATTGGGCAATGGAATCTGTCCCGACTACAAAAGCACTGGCTTTCCCGGCAGAGTCGACAATGGCTACTTTAGGTACTGTAGGAACGGTGCGAGAGTTTTGAATTCGAGCAAAGGCGGATAGGCCCGGTTTCAGAATCCGATTGGGATTATCGACCCGAATATGAGCTTTAAAAGTCCGGGTATCTGTATTGGTATTTGGCTCGATTTTCACAATTGTGCCTTCCAAAACTTCATTGGGGAGGGAATCTAAAGTTACCTTTGCGGTCTGTCCGAGATGAACCGAAGTTAACTTTTCTTCGGCGACATTGGCAACGACCATAGCCGGCTGGATATTTCCGATAACCAACAAGCTGGTGCCTCCGGTACCTCCGATAATTTCACCCGGGTTGATATTTCGTTCGGTAATAACCCCTACGATGGGAGATCGTACAATTGAATTATCCAGGTCATATCGGGCCTTAGCCAGGGCTTGAAGTGCAGTTGTGTAGTTAAATATGGCAGAGGTTAAATCTGCCTGGGAAGTAACCTCTTCATTTTTGAGGGCATTTTGGGATTTTAGCAGGTTTTCCAGGGCAGTATAGTAATCGTTCTCGGCTTGTGCCATGGCCGATTTATTGGTAACCTCTTCATTTTTGAGAGCATCTTGGGCTTTCAAGAGGTTTTCCAGGGCAGTTACATAATCCGATCTGGCCTGAGTAAGCGTAGAATTATTTGTAAACTCCTCGTTTTTCAAACTATCTTCAACTGTTTTAAGGTTCAGTAAAGCCGTACTATAATCGGCCTGTGCCGCAGCTAATGCCGATCTATTGACTACCTCTTCATTGACCAGGGCATGCTGTGCTTTAGCAAGATCTTCTAAGGCCGTTGTATAATCAGATTGAGCCTGGGTAAGGTCGGCTTTATTGGTTACTTCTTCATTTTTCAACTCCGTTTGAACTGTTTTAAGGTCATATAAGGCCGCACTATAGTTAAACTCCGCCGAGCTTAATTCTGCCTTATTTGTAATCTCTTCGTTTTTTAAGTTATTCTGAGCGATGATATGATCTTCTAAAGATTTAACATAATTGCTTCGGGCTACGTCCAGGGCATTTTGCGCCTGCTCAAGGGCTGCTTGAGAGACAACGGATTGGTTGGTTAATTGTTTCTGACGAGCCACGGCGGCTTCACTGACCTGCACGGTGGACTTGCCGGATATAACAGATGCTTTGGTGGTTTCCAGATGTGCAACCCACTCATCGTGCCGGGTAGGCTGGGTTTTTTTGGTCTGTTCTAACTTGGCTTTGGTACTCTCTACATTGTCCTGGGCCTTTTTAAGATTGGCTAAAAGTTGCTCATGATTGGTAGGTTGGGTTTTTTCCACTTCTTCCAGTTTTGCTTTGGTCTTCTCAACCGTTGCTTCCGCACTTTTCACCGCGGCAACCAGTTCCTCATGTCCGGTCGCTTGCGTCTGCTTGAGCTCTTCCAACTTAGCTTTATTGCTCTCCACATCATCCTGGGCTTTTTTAAGATTGGCTAAAAGCTCTTCGTGTTGGGTGGGTTGGGTTTTTTCCACCTCTTCCAATTTTGCTTTGGTCTTCTCAACCATTGCTTCCGCACTTTTCACCGCGGCAACCAGTTCCTCATGTCCAGTCGCTTGCGTCTGCTTGAGCTCTTCCAGCTTGGCCCGGGTTTTCTCTACATTTGTCTCGGCACTTTTCACCGCAGCAACCAACTCCTCATGTTGGGTAGATTGGGTCTGTTTGATTTCTTCCAGCTTGGCCTTTGTCATATTAACCTGCTCCTCGGCGCTTTTTAAAGCAGAGATTAATAAAGTCTGATCCAGTTCGAACAGAATCTGACCTTCCTCGACATAATCTCCTACATCCACATGGACCGCTTTCACACGGGTTCCTACCAAAGTTGAAGTAATATGGGCAAAGGATGACGGTTGTACTTCGGCGCTTGCTCCAATCTCCTCGGTGATAGTCGTTACTTTTACCGGATAGACCTTAACGGGCATGGGAGCTCCTGCCTGACGACTCTTCACAGGATTCGTTTGAATGTCATGCTTCCCGATAGCCCAAAAGATATAAGCCGGAACCAAAAGAATGGTTAATAAACTTAAAAGAAGAGAACTCCACTTTAAAAGTTTTAACCATCGAGGGGGTGTTAATTTTACGGATTTATCGTTCATCATATTAACCACTCACCGTTAACCATTGACAATTTAATAGGTTAAAGGTTTATTGTTAAGTCGTTTCTTAAATTCTTGATCATCTTAATAATTCTTAATCAATTCTTAATAAACCTTTGATCAGAAAACCAAATCCCAGTGAGACCCCAATAAATACTACCAACCAATCCAAATGCCAGCCTCCCGGTACCTCATTAAAATATCTGGGAAGATAATTAATCCGGATTACTTCAATCCAGGGATTCTCAGGAAGAGGGGTTTCATAAGGGTTATAGAAAGCCGAGAGAAACCCTTCTTGCCTTAGCTCCGGAACTATTTTCAATTCGTGGGTTACTCCCAAGTTTATCGCCTCTGATTTCACTTCATCTGAAGGCGAAGATAAGATATTAAGATGGGTCCCTGGATTATCCGAGGCCAGCCCTTCTATGACCACCTGTTTACTGAACGTCTGGCCAAGCAACTGGAATTGGAGTGAATATTCTCCGGCTTTTTTCGCCTTGAGCCGCCAGTTAATTTCCCTTTCTTCTTCCAGACGTAGAGGTGGGGTCTCCACTTCAATGGCTTCTGGAGCTTTGAGAGTAATATCCAGGTCCAGAGGAGATTTTCCGGCTACCGTCTTGACGGTTACAATAAAAGACTCCTCCGGTCTAAAACTTCTATATCCGTAGCGCGCATTCAGGGGTACTAGGATAAAGATAATAAGGAAAATGAGAACGAGTCCAGGTTTCAAGGAAAGGCCCATATATTTAAAATTATTCCATAGAATCTTTTTCTGGGCTAAAAGCATCTGAGTAAGATCCTCCTTATAAACCCGGATCTCCATAAAATGGATTTTAATCTGATTCTTAACCTTTCGGATGGCTTCCTGATTAGAGGTAAATCGGTAAATTAAAACCATTAAAGTCCCCATCAGGATAGAAATAGCCGTTAGTCCTATGATGGGATGAAATCGATGAAAGGGTATGAGAAGGATTTGTAATAGAGAATCGGATATATTTAATAGGGTTCGCATAATTAATCAATATATCCTAAACCACGAAGCCGTTTTTCTACTTCTTTTTCTCCCTCAGATTCCTCCCATTTGGCCAACTCTTTTTCTAAAAGATGGGTGATTAACTCCTCAACGGAAGAATATCCGGCATGGGTAGCATATTTCTCAGCTTTCTCTAAAAGATCCTTCTCAAGTTTAATTTTAGATTTTCCTAGCATTTATAAATTGTTCGTTGTTCGTTGCTCGTAGTAGCCCCAGAGGCGTAAAAACCATAAGGACAGGCTTTTTGGCTTATTTCTCTCTGGATCTCCCATGGCAAAGAACAACGAATAGCGGACTAGAAAATAGGTTTTCCTTCCATTTCTTGACTCTCCAATCCAAATTCCTTTAAGATCGTCGGAGCGATATCGATGAGTCCCGGGTGGGTCGATTGGATCTTCTTATTGGTCAGAATGAGACCCGGCACCAGTTCCGCCGCCATGCAATGGTCGCCGCTCCATTTTTTTCTGTTTTCTCCCAAAAGTTCCTGGGGAACTTTTCCTAAAGCCGTTTCCCAGGAAGCCCGATAACCCCGGTCATAGCCTATAATTAAATCGGGAGTCGTTCGAGGATCATACCCCGAATAAATCTCCTCAGCTCGATAAACCCTTTTAATAATAGGTCTCTGGTTTTCAGGATCTTTAACTTCCAGGAGTTTTTGGCTGAGTTCCTTAATCAGTTTTTCTCTCTGTAAAGTGGGTTCTATAATGCCTTGGCTTTCACGACCCCTTAAATTGAGATAAAGACTGTTGAGACCTAAGGCGTAAGCTTTTGTACCCAACCAATCTATATTCTCGAAAAACTCATCACTTTCCTTTCGGGCTGGATCCAGGAATTTCATATATCCATTCTGAACCAGCCAGGTATTCAAATTAAAAAACTTATAGAACGGGGCAAAGCCATGATCCGACACGACGATAAGGGTAGTATCCGAATCTAACCGGCTCATGGTCGTGGCTAAGATATCATCCATGTGTTTGTAAACAAATCGGATTACATCTTTTTCAGCGGGGGGGAAGGATCCATCTTCCCTGGAGGAATACATGGGATGTTGGGGATCCCTGTAGCGCCAGAACATATGTTGAAGAAGATCGGTGGAGGAGAAGTAGGCAAAGAGTAGGCCGTCTTTAAAACGTTCCAACTCAAATCGGTAAATTTTAAGCTGGTCTTGCATGACGAACTTACTTTGCTGGAGAAACTCCGCATCACTCAAACGGTTTTCGTTCAATGCCCAGGTATCCTCTGCGATTCCCTGGGTATAAAAACGTCCTATAGATTTTGCTAGCTGAGCGGAATAATCTGCCGGCGTTGAGATGGGAAAAGGAGGTTCCAGGGGATCGATATTCAGGGGGGAAACATACAATTCAAACTCAGGATGAACCTGTTTAAGATAGAATCGGCAAATACCTACAATTTTGGAGAAAGGGGCCAGCTTAAATTCAACCCGAATCCAATCACTCCATTCTCCTTCTTTTAGAAGGATTTCCTGATCTTGTACTACAAACTTAGCAACAGGGTTTACGGG includes:
- a CDS encoding acyl carrier protein translates to MSSVKQNQTLSKEEVFENLRTLLRDILNPEDIEFLTLDTRLQEDLGIKSLDTVEMIIVIEKAFSIRLDSVDFTKVSTVEDLINLILEQSWNGRSDQQIART
- a CDS encoding acyl carrier protein translates to MGILNPKDSKSSGFSHGKGSNNQIDPPKQPQNEEAIRTWLISKLSELTEVDPQDIEVQQPFAYYGLDSRQAAILSGELQDWLGCRLPPTLVYDYPNIEVLARYLVGKA
- a CDS encoding cytochrome P450 codes for the protein MTIIRYPPGPVGLPFIGHLFSYRRDPIGFLMKAIRNYGDIVHFRLGPRNFFLLNHPDHLEDVLVRHNRNFEKKGQTPPARQVMGTGLLYSRGDFHLRQRRLIQPAFHRQRILTYAEVMTKYSLEMQQRWQEGMNLDILEEMTHLTLRIVGKTLFDRDLESETGEISETFNLFIKWGLTPGPFYRLLEKLSLPSVHRRQKALNQVNTFVHKMINERRISGVDPGDVLSMLLQAQDVEGDGSGMTDRQIRDEIMTLFITGHETTALALTWTWYLLSQYPDVEAKLHAEIDTVLADRPPTASDVEQLPYTRMVFMEAMRLYPPTWRICRRVLEDYRIENYLLPADSVIMICPYVTHHDSRYFPDPFKFDPERWLPRPEIRLPRCAYFPFGAGPRQCIGESFAWMEGILLIATLAQRWRMRLVPNHPVQIMLSVTLRPKYGMRIILEKRKPSLNLKLTDFKSNITPVP
- a CDS encoding lysophospholipid acyltransferase family protein yields the protein MKQYFKDFFLLLVCFPYRWLVQALPFQISCSIATLFGNIQYKVLSSHQKHRFFSYLDLVFGNKLDTREKKTILRDFYVEKQKKIVDLFILGRKDYKNYLQICSIEGLDYVDQVLSQGKGMIGLNFHFGFAHLIPPFALYKGYKKIVGFLVLQSPIEGVNPWLSQQVLNIKHSIWKERGNFQIFSSLKSLTYMVVAQYQHLRQNYIVSAAGDGALGERFILVDFFNVKLKVPLGPALLSAKTGAALVPNFVIRRKDNAHHIIFEEPIQVANEEEETLKMAVQRYIQRLEHYVSRYPAHWGYWNRMEIEGFEGGIPLIRLVTRKPFET
- a CDS encoding acyl-CoA desaturase, with the translated sequence MEIQNSENSKPTTSSGESNFRPPFKTSTNLPKIPGVIVISPFARRLQRSIALAVIVIPFLGFVVAMILAWKYGIDRVEAGILVSMYTAIMIGVTVGFHRYFAHRAFQAGRVLRIILAILGSMAAQGPILFWVASHRRHHAYSDQPGDPHSPHLQGKGIWNLVRGLWHAHIGWMFSDKIANSLYYAPDLLRDPTLFRINQLYFVWVSLGLVIPAVLGGILTGTWTGISQGFLWGGLVRIFLVNQACWAVGSIGHTFGSRPFNTHDYSANNFWVALIAFGEGLQNNHHAFPSSAKHGLRWWEPDLSAWIIRIFEMVGLAWDVKIPTSRMIAEAKTGY
- a CDS encoding fatty acyl-AMP ligase; translation: MTGLPFNSTAEISTLVDLLRLRALQQPQQKAYTFLVDGEGEELQISYEELDRKARMIGGWLQNAGVTGERALLLYPPGLEYITAFFGCLYAGVIAVPAYPPRFNRSMSRLQAIAEDAQATVALTTKSILSRIGCWLDPTPLLKNLHWIITDTLDALTPLQLYLGQTLDSIQQDEPLPDLQETLAEAWQNPAIDGNALAFLQYTSGSTGVPRGVRLTHGNLLYNLTLIHQCFGHTPKSRGVIWLPPYHDMGLAGGILQPLYGGFPVTLMSPFAFLQRPFRWLQAISRTRATTSGGPNFAYDFCVQKITPEQRATLDLSCWEVAFNGAEPVRAETLDRFVEAFEPCGFRREAFYPCYGLAEATLIVSGGLKGTLPTVLSVLRTALKQNQVVEASPLDSSTKDTQKLIGCGRSLPGQKIIIVDPESLTLCSPDRVGEIWVSGPSVAQGYWNRSEETKQTFKAYLADTGEGPFLRTGDLGFLKKGELFVTGRLKNLIILGGRNYYPQDIEQTVEQSHPALRPGCCAAFSIDQNGEERLVIVAELEHSYDLRRWSIKEIVGSIRQAVVENHEMHIHAVLLLKANSIPKTSSGKIQHYACRAGFLSGSLNVLEE
- a CDS encoding acyl-CoA desaturase, which gives rise to MSEVTKLGSQAKFKTPSKPSEFPGIAMASLPAQKFERTIALVVVITPFLGFLAATILFWGYALGLVELGLLIGMYAATIIGIGVGFHRHFSHRAFKTNRVVRVILAILGSMAAQGPVLFWAAIHRRHHAYSDQSGDPHSPHLHGDGISGLLRGLWHAHTGWLFVHEVTDWSHYIPDLLRDTLLFKVNRLYFVWVFLGLLIPTLLGGILTGTWIGALQGFLWGGLIRTFLVHHTTWSVNSITHVCGTRPFHSRDESRNNFLIALLAFGEGWHNNHHAFPGSARHGLKWWQIDWNGCVIRILERIGLAWDVKVPTARMLVESRKSR